One Ictalurus furcatus strain D&B chromosome 24, Billie_1.0, whole genome shotgun sequence DNA segment encodes these proteins:
- the bet1 gene encoding BET1 homolog isoform X2, with protein sequence MEAGEGAPQGNYVASGYSVYEEENEHLQEGLRAKVDALKHLSIDIGTEVKYQNKMLSDMDSDFDSTGGFLGATMGRLKLLSRGSQTKIYCYMLLFALFVFTVLYWVIKLR encoded by the exons atggaagcag GTGAAGGAGCGCCGCAGGGGAATTATGTGGCCAGCGGTTACAGCGTTTACGAGGAGGAGAACGAACATTTACAAGAAGGTCTTAGAGCCAAAGTAGACGCACTGAAACAT CTTTCAATTGACATCGGGACTGAAGTCAAAtaccaaaataaaatgttatcagACATG GACTCGGACTTTGACTCAACTGGCGGTTTCTTGGGAGCCACCATGGGCAGACTGAAGTTGCTGTCCAGAGGAAGTCAAACCAAAATCTACTGCTACATGCTACTTTTTGCTCTCTTTGTATTCACTGTTCTTTACTGGGTGATCAAACTGAGGTGA
- the bet1 gene encoding BET1 homolog isoform X1 produces the protein MRRAGLGEGAPQGNYVASGYSVYEEENEHLQEGLRAKVDALKHLSIDIGTEVKYQNKMLSDMDSDFDSTGGFLGATMGRLKLLSRGSQTKIYCYMLLFALFVFTVLYWVIKLR, from the exons ATGAGGCGTGCAGGTTTGG GTGAAGGAGCGCCGCAGGGGAATTATGTGGCCAGCGGTTACAGCGTTTACGAGGAGGAGAACGAACATTTACAAGAAGGTCTTAGAGCCAAAGTAGACGCACTGAAACAT CTTTCAATTGACATCGGGACTGAAGTCAAAtaccaaaataaaatgttatcagACATG GACTCGGACTTTGACTCAACTGGCGGTTTCTTGGGAGCCACCATGGGCAGACTGAAGTTGCTGTCCAGAGGAAGTCAAACCAAAATCTACTGCTACATGCTACTTTTTGCTCTCTTTGTATTCACTGTTCTTTACTGGGTGATCAAACTGAGGTGA